The Streptomyces tendae genome has a window encoding:
- a CDS encoding GNAT family N-acetyltransferase: protein MSTIGTFTIRPLDPLKDAELLHRWVTHPKAAFWMMQDARLQDVEREYMRIAAHEHHHAYLGLHDGEPAFLMEKYDPRYVELVGLYEPEPGDVGMHFLVAPTDRPVHGFTRAVITAVMTELFADPATRRVVVEPDVGNKAVHALNEAVGFVPAREIDKPEKRALLSFCTREQFEAARGVSA from the coding sequence ATGAGCACCATCGGTACGTTCACGATCCGCCCGCTCGACCCGCTGAAGGACGCGGAGCTGCTGCACCGCTGGGTGACCCACCCCAAGGCGGCGTTCTGGATGATGCAGGACGCGCGGCTCCAGGACGTCGAGCGCGAGTACATGCGGATCGCCGCCCACGAGCACCACCACGCCTACCTGGGCCTGCACGACGGCGAACCCGCCTTCCTGATGGAGAAGTACGACCCCCGGTACGTCGAACTGGTCGGGCTCTACGAGCCGGAGCCCGGCGACGTCGGCATGCACTTCCTGGTCGCCCCCACCGACCGCCCCGTCCACGGCTTCACCCGCGCCGTCATCACCGCCGTCATGACGGAGCTGTTCGCCGACCCGGCCACCCGCCGGGTCGTGGTGGAGCCCGACGTCGGCAACAAGGCCGTGCACGCCCTGAACGAGGCCGTGGGCTTCGTGCCCGCGCGTGAGATCGACAAGCCGGAGAAGCGCGCGCTGCTGAGCTTCTGCACGCGCGAGCAGTTCGAGGCCGCCCGAGGAGTGTCCGCATGA
- a CDS encoding IucA/IucC family protein — translation MTLSDAVAHLSPHRWARANRLLIRKALAEFAHERLVTPEPAGDGRYVVRSDDGHTRYTFTARLRGLDHWQVDAGSITRHRDGAELELAALDFFIELQKSLGLSDEILPVYLEEISSTLSGTCYKLTKPEVTSAELADAGFQAIETGMTEGHPCFVANNGRLGFGVHEYRQYAPETGNPVRLVWLAAHRSRAAFTAGVGIEYESFVRQELGEETVDGFHDVLRAQDLDPADYLLIPCHPWQWWNKLSVTFAAEVARRHLVLLGEGDDEYLAQQSIRTFFNRSHPEKHYVKTALSVLNMGFMRGLSAAYMEATPAINDWLARLIENDPVLRDTGLSIIRERAAVGYRHLEYEQATDRYSPYRKMLAALWRESPVPSLQDGESLATMASLVHVDHEGRSVAAALIERSGLSPAEWLRRYLRAYYVPLLHSFYAYDLVYMPHGENVILVLEDGVVKRAIYKDIAEEIAVMDPDAVLPPEVARIRVEVPDDTKLLSIFTDVFDCFFRFLAANLAEEGVLDEDGFWRTVAEVTREYQASVPALADRFERYDMFAPEFALSCLNRLQLRNNKQMVDLADPSGALQLIGTLKNPLAAF, via the coding sequence ATGACCCTGTCCGACGCCGTGGCGCACCTGTCCCCCCACCGCTGGGCGCGGGCCAACCGCCTTCTGATCCGCAAGGCGCTCGCCGAGTTCGCGCACGAGCGGCTCGTCACGCCGGAGCCGGCCGGTGACGGCCGGTACGTCGTCCGCAGCGACGACGGCCACACCCGCTACACGTTCACGGCCCGGCTGCGGGGCCTTGACCACTGGCAGGTCGACGCCGGCTCGATCACCCGGCACCGTGACGGCGCGGAGCTGGAGCTCGCGGCGCTGGACTTCTTCATCGAGCTGCAGAAGTCCCTCGGGCTGAGCGACGAGATCCTGCCGGTGTACCTGGAGGAGATCTCCTCCACCCTCTCCGGCACCTGCTACAAGCTGACCAAGCCGGAGGTCACCTCGGCCGAGCTGGCCGACGCCGGCTTCCAGGCGATCGAGACCGGCATGACCGAGGGCCACCCCTGTTTCGTCGCCAACAACGGGCGGCTCGGCTTCGGCGTCCACGAGTACCGGCAGTACGCCCCCGAGACCGGGAACCCGGTGCGGCTGGTGTGGCTGGCCGCCCACCGCTCGCGGGCCGCGTTCACGGCGGGCGTCGGCATCGAGTACGAGTCGTTCGTCCGCCAGGAGCTGGGCGAGGAGACCGTCGACGGCTTCCACGACGTCCTGCGCGCACAGGACCTGGACCCCGCCGACTACCTGCTGATCCCCTGCCACCCCTGGCAGTGGTGGAACAAGCTGTCCGTCACCTTCGCCGCCGAGGTCGCCCGCCGGCACCTGGTCCTGCTGGGCGAGGGCGACGACGAGTATCTGGCGCAGCAGTCGATCCGTACCTTCTTCAACCGTTCGCACCCGGAGAAGCACTACGTGAAGACGGCCCTGTCCGTCCTCAACATGGGCTTCATGCGGGGCCTGTCCGCCGCCTACATGGAGGCCACCCCGGCGATCAACGACTGGCTGGCCCGGCTCATCGAGAACGACCCGGTGCTGCGTGACACCGGACTGTCGATCATCCGGGAGCGGGCCGCCGTGGGCTACCGGCATCTGGAGTACGAGCAGGCCACCGACCGCTACTCGCCGTACCGCAAGATGCTGGCGGCGCTGTGGCGGGAGAGCCCGGTGCCGTCCCTCCAGGACGGCGAGTCGCTCGCCACCATGGCGTCCCTGGTCCACGTCGACCACGAGGGCCGGTCCGTCGCCGCCGCCCTGATCGAGCGGTCGGGACTCTCCCCCGCCGAGTGGCTGCGGCGCTACCTGCGGGCCTACTACGTCCCGCTGCTGCACAGCTTCTACGCCTACGACCTGGTGTACATGCCGCACGGCGAGAACGTCATCCTGGTGCTGGAGGACGGGGTCGTGAAGCGCGCGATCTACAAGGACATCGCCGAGGAGATCGCGGTGATGGACCCGGACGCGGTGCTGCCGCCCGAGGTCGCCCGGATCCGCGTCGAGGTCCCGGACGACACCAAGCTGCTGTCGATCTTCACGGACGTCTTCGACTGCTTCTTCCGCTTCCTCGCGGCGAACCTGGCGGAGGAGGGCGTCCTGGACGAGGACGGCTTCTGGCGGACGGTCGCGGAGGTCACCCGGGAGTACCAGGCGTCGGTGCCGGCCCTCGCCGACCGCTTCGAGCGGTACGACATGTTCGCCCCGGAGTTCGCCCTGTCCTGTCTGAACCGCCTCCAGCTGCGCAACAACAAGCAGATGGTGGACCTGGCGGACCCCTCGGGCGCCCTCCAGCTCATCGGCACCTTGAAGAACCCCCTGGCAGCCTTCTGA
- a CDS encoding DUF4429 domain-containing protein has product MAEIIQKDGTWTFDGETLRLTPGRDKNTGLLRRTLGELALPLEALAAVSLEQGKKSGRLRLRLRDGADPLLHATGGRLTEPHDPYQLVVESDRYGVAEYFTEEVRTALLLEQIPSGPVTAYLLPGPPLPLSVSAGDGTVSFDGERVRLEWNWKTEDAKSAAGPRTLAVADLEGVEWQPAAGLENGHLRFLVRHAPTKVPAKYDPNAVELWGFKKDPLMALVAAAVQARLPHPSTPASAPALDGPRAPKTDRPAPAVRPEDDHDALLRRLRELGELHRSGVLTDDEFALAKQAVLKRM; this is encoded by the coding sequence ATGGCGGAAATCATCCAGAAGGACGGCACGTGGACGTTCGACGGCGAGACCCTGCGTCTGACCCCCGGCCGCGACAAGAACACCGGCCTGCTGCGCCGCACGCTGGGTGAACTGGCGCTGCCGCTGGAGGCGTTGGCCGCCGTCTCCCTGGAGCAGGGCAAGAAGTCGGGCCGGCTCAGGCTGCGGCTGCGCGACGGCGCCGACCCGCTCCTGCACGCGACCGGCGGGCGCCTCACCGAGCCCCACGACCCCTACCAGCTGGTCGTCGAGTCCGACCGCTACGGCGTCGCCGAGTACTTCACGGAGGAGGTCCGCACCGCCCTGCTGCTGGAGCAGATACCGTCCGGCCCGGTGACCGCCTACCTGCTGCCCGGCCCGCCGCTGCCCCTGTCCGTCTCCGCCGGGGACGGCACGGTCAGCTTCGACGGGGAGCGCGTACGGCTGGAGTGGAACTGGAAGACCGAGGACGCCAAGTCCGCCGCGGGCCCCCGCACCCTCGCGGTGGCGGACCTGGAGGGCGTGGAGTGGCAGCCGGCGGCCGGCCTGGAGAACGGCCATCTCCGCTTCCTCGTGCGCCATGCCCCCACCAAGGTCCCGGCCAAGTACGACCCGAACGCCGTGGAGTTGTGGGGCTTCAAGAAGGACCCCCTGATGGCTCTGGTGGCCGCCGCCGTCCAGGCCCGACTGCCGCACCCCTCCACCCCCGCCTCCGCCCCGGCACTGGACGGCCCGCGCGCCCCCAAGACCGACCGGCCCGCACCGGCCGTCCGCCCCGAGGACGACCACGACGCGCTGCTGCGCCGGCTGCGGGAGCTGGGCGAGCTGCACCGCTCCGGTGTGCTAACGGACGACGAGTTCGCGCTCGCCAAGCAGGCCGTCCTGAAGCGCATGTAG
- the glmS gene encoding glutamine--fructose-6-phosphate transaminase (isomerizing), protein MCGIVGYIGRREVAPLLLEGLQRLEYRGYDSAGIAVTAPKTGTLKTVKAKGRVRDLEAKVPARFKGTTGIAHTRWATHGAPSDVNAHPHLDAEGKVAVVHNGIIDNAGDLRRKLEADGVEFLSETDTEVLVHLIARSTADKLEDKVRETVRLIEGTYGIAVLHADFPDRIVVARNGSPVVLGIGEKEMFVASDIAALVAHTRQIVTLDDGEMATLTADDFRTYTTEGTRTTAEPTTVEWEAASYDMGGHDTYMHKEIHEQAEAVDRVLRGRIDDRFSTVHLGGLNLDAREARRIRRVKILGCGTSYHAGMIGAQMIEELARIPADAEPASEFRYRNAVVDPDTLYVAVSQSGETYDVLAAVQELKRKGARVLGVVNVVGSAIAREADGGVYVHAGPEVCVVSTKCFTNTTVAFALLALHLGRTRDLSVRDGKRIIEGLRRLPAQIAEMLEQEEQIKKLALEYAEARSMLFIGRVRGYPVAREASLKLKEVSYIHAEAYPASELKHGPLALIEPALPTVAIVPDDDLLEKNRAAMEEIKARSGRIVAVAHQEQEKADHTILVPKNEDELDPILMGIPLQLLAYHTALALGRDIDKPRNLAKSVTVE, encoded by the coding sequence ATGTGCGGAATCGTCGGTTACATCGGCAGGCGTGAGGTCGCCCCCCTGCTGCTCGAGGGGCTGCAGCGTCTGGAGTACCGCGGCTACGACTCGGCGGGCATCGCCGTCACCGCCCCGAAGACCGGGACGCTGAAGACGGTCAAGGCCAAGGGCCGGGTGCGTGACCTGGAGGCCAAGGTCCCGGCGCGCTTCAAGGGCACCACCGGTATCGCCCACACCCGCTGGGCCACCCACGGCGCCCCCTCCGACGTGAACGCCCACCCCCACCTGGACGCCGAGGGCAAGGTCGCCGTCGTCCACAACGGCATCATCGACAACGCCGGCGACCTGCGCCGCAAGCTGGAGGCGGACGGCGTCGAGTTCCTCTCCGAGACCGACACCGAGGTCCTCGTCCACCTCATCGCCCGTTCGACGGCGGACAAGCTCGAGGACAAGGTCCGCGAGACCGTCCGCCTCATCGAGGGCACCTACGGCATCGCCGTGCTGCACGCCGACTTCCCCGACCGCATCGTCGTCGCCCGCAACGGCTCCCCGGTCGTCCTCGGCATCGGCGAGAAGGAGATGTTCGTCGCCTCGGACATCGCCGCGCTGGTCGCCCACACCCGCCAGATAGTCACCCTCGACGACGGCGAGATGGCCACCCTCACGGCCGACGACTTCCGCACCTACACCACGGAGGGCACGCGCACCACCGCCGAGCCCACCACCGTGGAGTGGGAGGCCGCCTCCTACGACATGGGCGGCCACGACACCTACATGCACAAGGAGATCCACGAGCAGGCCGAGGCCGTGGACCGCGTGCTGCGCGGCCGGATCGACGACCGCTTCTCCACCGTGCACCTGGGCGGCCTCAACCTTGACGCCCGCGAGGCCCGCCGCATCCGCCGCGTGAAGATCCTCGGCTGCGGCACCTCGTACCACGCCGGCATGATCGGCGCGCAGATGATCGAGGAGCTCGCCCGCATCCCCGCCGACGCCGAGCCGGCCTCCGAGTTCCGCTACCGCAACGCCGTCGTCGACCCCGACACGCTGTACGTCGCGGTCTCCCAGTCCGGCGAGACGTACGACGTGCTGGCCGCCGTCCAGGAGCTGAAGCGCAAGGGCGCCCGGGTCCTCGGCGTGGTCAACGTGGTCGGCTCCGCGATCGCCCGTGAGGCGGACGGCGGCGTCTACGTGCACGCCGGCCCCGAGGTCTGCGTCGTCTCCACCAAGTGCTTCACCAACACCACGGTCGCCTTCGCGCTGCTCGCCCTGCACCTGGGGCGTACCCGCGACCTCTCCGTGCGCGACGGCAAGCGGATCATCGAGGGCCTGCGCCGCCTCCCCGCCCAGATCGCCGAGATGCTGGAGCAGGAGGAGCAGATCAAGAAGCTGGCCCTGGAGTACGCCGAGGCCCGCTCGATGCTCTTCATCGGCCGCGTCCGGGGCTACCCGGTGGCCCGTGAGGCCTCCCTGAAGCTCAAGGAGGTCTCCTACATCCACGCCGAGGCCTACCCGGCCTCCGAGCTGAAGCACGGCCCGCTGGCCCTGATCGAGCCGGCCCTGCCGACCGTGGCGATCGTCCCGGACGACGACCTGCTGGAGAAGAACCGCGCGGCGATGGAGGAGATCAAGGCCCGCAGCGGCCGGATCGTCGCGGTCGCGCACCAGGAGCAGGAGAAGGCGGACCACACGATCCTGGTCCCCAAGAACGAGGACGAGCTGGACCCGATCCTCATGGGCATCCCGCTCCAGCTCCTCGCCTACCACACGGCCCTGGCCCTCGGCCGGGACATCGACAAGCCCCGCAACCTCGCCAAGTCGGTCACGGTCGAGTAA
- a CDS encoding universal stress protein, whose translation MAGHEFFEPADRKRPVADPTAAEPLAAEESRHARDPAFRHGVVVGFDGSTSSERALAYAIGMARRSGSGLIIVHVANRLPTTVWAGCEPPVFVDVPDHRTEVLGLELACADYLAEVPWILVERGGDICHELEEVGREYEADAIVVGSTHGLVGRLFGSVAGRLAKRAQRPVVVIP comes from the coding sequence ATGGCCGGTCACGAATTCTTCGAACCCGCGGACCGCAAGCGGCCGGTCGCCGATCCGACGGCGGCCGAACCCCTGGCGGCGGAGGAATCACGCCATGCGCGCGATCCCGCCTTCCGGCACGGGGTGGTGGTCGGCTTCGACGGCTCCACGTCCAGTGAGCGGGCCCTCGCGTACGCCATCGGCATGGCGCGCCGCTCCGGGTCCGGACTGATCATCGTCCATGTGGCGAACCGGCTGCCCACCACGGTGTGGGCGGGGTGCGAGCCGCCGGTCTTCGTGGACGTCCCGGACCACCGTACGGAGGTGCTGGGGCTCGAGCTCGCCTGTGCGGATTATCTGGCCGAGGTGCCGTGGATCCTCGTCGAGCGGGGCGGGGACATCTGCCACGAACTCGAAGAGGTGGGGCGGGAGTACGAGGCCGATGCGATTGTCGTGGGTTCCACCCACGGGCTCGTGGGGCGGCTTTTCGGCTCGGTGGCGGGGAGGTTGGCGAAGCGGGCGCAGCGGCCTGTTGTCGTCATTCCATGA
- a CDS encoding helix-turn-helix domain-containing protein — translation MSHDSTAAPETAARKLSGRRRKEIVAVLLFSGGPIFESSIPLSVFGVDRQDAGVPRYRLLVCGGEDGPLRTTGGLELTAPHGLEAISRAGTVVVPAWRSITSPPPEEALDALRRAHEEGARIVGLCTGAFVLAAAGLLDGRPATTHWMYAPTLAKRYPSVHVDPRELFVDDGDVLTSAGTAAGIDLCLHIVRTDHGNEAAGALARRLVVPPRRSGGQERYLDRSLPEEIGADPLAEVVAWALEHLHEQFDVETLAARAYMSRRTFDRRFRSLTGSAPLQWLITQRVLQAQRLLETSDYSVDEVAGRCGFRSPVALRGHFRRQLGSSPAAYRAAYRARRPQADRGQDPDNTPGSPGPVPSGQPAHTGHPVPSSPHPDSPVPHQSRRTAAAGSLGPSLTAAAPGVPGQRSAP, via the coding sequence ATGAGCCACGACTCCACTGCCGCGCCGGAAACCGCTGCCAGGAAACTCTCCGGGCGCCGCCGCAAGGAGATCGTCGCGGTGCTGCTGTTCAGCGGCGGCCCCATCTTCGAGAGTTCCATACCGCTGTCGGTGTTCGGGGTTGACCGCCAGGACGCCGGCGTGCCGCGCTACCGCCTGCTGGTGTGCGGCGGCGAGGACGGCCCGCTACGGACCACAGGGGGCCTGGAACTCACCGCGCCACACGGCCTGGAGGCGATATCCCGGGCGGGCACCGTCGTGGTGCCGGCCTGGCGATCGATCACCTCCCCGCCACCGGAGGAGGCACTGGACGCACTGCGCCGTGCCCACGAGGAGGGCGCCCGCATCGTCGGGCTGTGCACCGGCGCCTTCGTCCTCGCGGCGGCTGGCCTGCTGGACGGCCGTCCCGCGACCACCCACTGGATGTACGCGCCGACGCTGGCCAAGCGCTATCCGTCGGTGCACGTCGATCCACGCGAGCTGTTCGTGGACGACGGGGACGTGCTGACGTCGGCGGGCACGGCGGCCGGCATCGACCTGTGTCTGCACATCGTGCGCACGGACCACGGCAACGAGGCGGCCGGCGCGCTCGCCCGGCGCCTGGTGGTCCCGCCGCGCCGCAGCGGCGGCCAAGAGCGCTACCTCGACAGGTCTTTACCGGAGGAGATCGGCGCCGACCCGCTCGCCGAGGTCGTCGCCTGGGCGCTGGAGCACCTCCACGAGCAGTTCGACGTGGAGACGCTCGCCGCCCGCGCGTACATGAGCCGCCGCACCTTCGACCGCCGGTTCCGCTCGCTGACCGGCAGCGCCCCGCTGCAGTGGCTGATCACGCAGCGGGTGCTCCAGGCGCAGCGCCTGCTGGAGACGTCGGACTACTCGGTGGACGAGGTGGCCGGCCGCTGCGGCTTCCGCTCGCCGGTCGCGCTGCGCGGACACTTCCGGCGCCAGCTCGGTTCGTCCCCGGCCGCCTACCGGGCCGCGTACCGCGCACGGCGCCCGCAGGCGGACCGCGGCCAGGACCCCGACAACACGCCCGGCTCCCCGGGGCCCGTCCCGTCCGGCCAGCCGGCCCACACGGGACATCCGGTGCCGTCGTCGCCGCACCCGGACAGCCCGGTCCCGCACCAGTCCCGCCGTACGGCGGCGGCCGGTTCCCTGGGCCCGTCCCTGACCGCCGCGGCCCCGGGCGTACCGGGGCAGCGCAGCGCGCCGTGA
- the orn gene encoding oligoribonuclease — MNDRMVWIDCEMTGLSLSDDALIEVAALVTDSELNVLGEGVDIVIRPPERALETMPEVVRAMHTASGLLEELPDGTTLEDAEQRVLAYIKEHVKEPGKAPLCGNSVGTDRGFLLRDMPTLEDYLHYRIVDVSSIKELARRWYPRAYFNSPEKNGNHRALADIRESIAELRYYREAVFVPQPGPDSDTAKKIAAKHVLPAQ; from the coding sequence ATGAACGATCGCATGGTGTGGATCGACTGCGAGATGACCGGCCTCTCGCTGTCGGACGACGCGCTCATCGAGGTGGCCGCCCTCGTGACCGACTCCGAGCTGAACGTGCTCGGCGAGGGCGTCGACATCGTCATCCGCCCGCCGGAGCGGGCCCTGGAGACGATGCCGGAGGTGGTGCGCGCGATGCACACCGCGTCGGGGCTGCTCGAGGAGCTGCCGGACGGCACGACGCTGGAGGACGCCGAGCAGCGCGTCCTCGCCTACATCAAGGAGCACGTCAAGGAGCCCGGCAAGGCGCCCCTGTGCGGGAACTCCGTCGGTACCGACCGCGGTTTCCTGCTGCGTGACATGCCGACCCTGGAGGACTACCTCCACTACCGGATCGTCGACGTGTCCAGCATCAAGGAACTGGCCCGCCGCTGGTACCCGAGGGCGTACTTCAACAGTCCCGAGAAGAACGGCAACCACCGCGCGCTCGCCGACATCCGCGAGTCCATCGCGGAGCTGCGGTACTACCGCGAGGCCGTCTTCGTGCCCCAGCCGGGACCCGACTCCGACACCGCGAAAAAGATCGCCGCGAAGCACGTCCTGCCTGCTCAGTAG
- a CDS encoding LacI family DNA-binding transcriptional regulator, translated as MASHGVRGRSGGRPTLEEVAARAGVGRGTVSRVINGSPRVSDATRAAVEAAVAELGYVPNTAARALAANRTDAIALVVPEPETRFFTEPYFSDMLRGVGAALSDTEMQLLLIFAGSDRERQRLAQYLAAHRVDGVLLVSVHADDPLPDMLSQLEIPAVISGPRSAEETLTSVDSDNYGGARQAVEHLIGRGRRTVAHITGRLDVYGAQRRVDGYRDALRDAGHPVDELLIEPGDFSEGGGRRAMEALLERRPDLDAVFAASDVTAAGARQALREAGRRIPDDVALVGYDDSAIARHMDPPLTSVRQPIEEMGRAMTDLLLAEVADRRPTATRELERRQMVLATELVERASS; from the coding sequence ATGGCAAGCCACGGAGTGCGGGGCCGAAGTGGTGGCCGCCCCACCCTCGAAGAGGTGGCAGCACGCGCCGGAGTGGGCCGTGGCACGGTTTCCCGGGTGATCAACGGCTCGCCCCGGGTGAGCGACGCCACACGCGCCGCCGTGGAGGCGGCCGTCGCCGAGCTCGGTTACGTCCCCAACACCGCGGCCCGCGCCCTGGCGGCCAACCGCACCGACGCCATAGCCCTCGTGGTGCCCGAGCCCGAGACCCGGTTCTTCACCGAGCCCTACTTCTCCGACATGCTCCGCGGGGTCGGCGCCGCCCTGTCCGACACCGAGATGCAGCTGCTGCTGATCTTCGCGGGCAGCGACCGGGAGCGGCAGCGGCTCGCCCAGTACCTGGCCGCGCACCGGGTGGACGGGGTGCTGCTGGTCTCGGTGCACGCCGACGACCCGCTGCCCGACATGCTGTCCCAGCTGGAGATCCCGGCGGTGATCAGCGGCCCCCGCTCGGCGGAGGAGACGCTCACCTCGGTGGACTCCGACAACTACGGCGGCGCCCGGCAGGCCGTCGAGCATCTCATCGGCCGGGGCCGCCGCACCGTCGCCCACATCACCGGCCGCCTGGACGTCTACGGCGCCCAGCGTCGCGTCGACGGCTACCGGGACGCGCTGCGCGACGCGGGACACCCGGTGGACGAGCTGCTGATCGAGCCGGGCGACTTCTCCGAGGGCGGCGGCCGGCGCGCGATGGAGGCCCTGCTGGAGCGCCGCCCCGACCTGGACGCCGTGTTCGCCGCCTCGGACGTCACGGCGGCCGGTGCCCGTCAGGCGCTGCGCGAGGCGGGCCGCCGCATCCCGGACGACGTGGCGCTGGTCGGGTACGACGACTCGGCGATCGCCCGGCACATGGACCCGCCGCTGACCAGCGTGCGCCAGCCGATCGAGGAGATGGGCCGGGCGATGACCGACCTGCTGCTCGCCGAGGTCGCCGACCGCCGTCCGACCGCGACGCGGGAGCTGGAGCGCCGTCAGATGGTGCTGGCCACGGAACTGGTGGAGCGCGCGTCGTCCTGA
- a CDS encoding ABC transporter substrate-binding protein, whose amino-acid sequence MRARTLPLTRQRSGGGKPFARRALAVAAVVSLGTGLLAGCADDGGDDSSGGSSSGEGKTKITLGLFGTMGFKEAGLYAEYEKLNPDIKIEENVVERNENYYPALVNHLTTNSGLMDVQAIEVANIAEVVGTQADKFTDMSKVEGVKKDGWLPWKWEQATAKGGETIALGTDVGPMAICYRKDLFEKAGLPSEREEVGKLWAGDWNKFLATGEKYKKAAGKDTFFMDSPGGLLNAVLSSEKEKFYDASGEVIYKTNPAVKAAFDLTADAAEKGLVQSQTQFQPAWDTTIANSKFATVACPPWMLGYIKGKSKPDAAGKWDVAVAPKSGNWGGSFLGVPKSGKNVEEAQKLVAWLTAPEQQAKLFKVQGSFPSATAAFDSPEVTGAKNEMTGDAPIGTIFSEAAKQIPVQVIGPKDQIIQQGLTDNGVILVTKGKSAKEAWETATKTIDNNLDK is encoded by the coding sequence ATGCGAGCACGTACCCTGCCCCTCACCAGGCAGCGGTCGGGCGGGGGGAAGCCCTTCGCCCGCCGGGCGCTGGCCGTCGCGGCCGTGGTGTCGCTGGGCACCGGGCTGCTGGCCGGCTGCGCCGACGACGGCGGCGACGACAGCTCCGGTGGTTCCTCGTCCGGCGAGGGCAAGACCAAGATCACCCTGGGTCTGTTCGGCACCATGGGCTTCAAGGAGGCGGGTCTCTACGCCGAGTACGAGAAGCTCAACCCGGACATCAAGATCGAGGAAAACGTCGTCGAGCGGAACGAGAACTACTACCCCGCTCTCGTCAACCACCTCACCACCAACAGTGGGCTGATGGACGTGCAGGCGATCGAGGTCGCCAACATCGCCGAGGTCGTCGGCACCCAGGCGGACAAGTTCACGGACATGTCCAAGGTCGAGGGTGTGAAGAAGGACGGCTGGCTGCCCTGGAAGTGGGAGCAGGCCACGGCCAAGGGCGGCGAGACCATCGCCCTCGGCACCGACGTCGGCCCGATGGCCATCTGTTACCGCAAGGACCTCTTCGAGAAGGCTGGCCTGCCGAGCGAGCGCGAGGAGGTCGGCAAGCTGTGGGCGGGCGACTGGAACAAGTTCCTCGCGACCGGTGAGAAGTACAAGAAGGCCGCCGGCAAGGACACCTTCTTCATGGACTCCCCCGGCGGTCTGCTGAACGCCGTCCTCAGCAGTGAGAAGGAGAAGTTCTACGACGCGTCCGGCGAGGTCATCTACAAGACCAACCCGGCCGTCAAGGCCGCCTTCGACCTGACCGCGGACGCGGCCGAGAAGGGCCTGGTCCAGTCGCAGACGCAGTTCCAGCCGGCCTGGGACACCACCATCGCCAACAGCAAGTTCGCCACCGTCGCCTGCCCGCCGTGGATGCTCGGCTACATCAAGGGCAAGTCGAAGCCGGACGCGGCCGGCAAGTGGGACGTCGCCGTGGCCCCGAAGTCCGGCAACTGGGGCGGCTCCTTCCTGGGCGTGCCGAAGAGCGGCAAGAACGTCGAGGAGGCGCAGAAGCTGGTGGCCTGGCTGACCGCGCCCGAGCAGCAGGCGAAGCTGTTCAAGGTGCAGGGCTCCTTCCCGAGCGCCACGGCCGCGTTCGACAGCCCGGAGGTGACCGGCGCGAAAAACGAGATGACCGGTGACGCCCCGATCGGCACGATCTTCTCCGAGGCCGCCAAGCAGATCCCCGTCCAGGTGATCGGCCCGAAGGACCAGATCATCCAGCAGGGTCTGACCGACAACGGCGTCATCCTCGTGACGAAGGGCAAGTCGGCCAAGGAGGCCTGGGAGACGGCCACCAAGACCATCGACAACAACCTGGACAAGTGA